From Daucus carota subsp. sativus chromosome 6, DH1 v3.0, whole genome shotgun sequence:
CCATGTAACGCTGGGCACAGTTGGAAAGGCAATTTGATTCACTAGAACTGAACTTGCTGCCTGGAGTACCAGAGACACACTTATCCCAACAGACATTGGTAAGCTTTGCCACCATTTCATTCAACATAGCCTTTTCCTTTTCTTGCTGCATTGATGtataaaaaagagaaaatggTTAGAGGGAGCTTTGGTCTGAgtaaaaatatcaaacaggACACAAATCTGTACAGCAATCTTTAAGTGCCAATTTTTCGTAGTACCTTCTTGCACTCATGTGgcatataaaacaaattttcCAGACCAGCACACAATAATTTTTTGCCAATGTCCATGGGCAACAGAGTGATTAAAAAAGAACACACACTGATTCACAACCcatgttataaaaaaaaattaccaatgTCTAAAAGAATTTACCATATGAAACAAATGTTTCAGACCAGCACACAATAATTTTTTGCCAATGTCCATAGGCAACAGAGTGATTAAAAAAAGAACACACACTGATTCACAACCcatgttataaaaaaattgaccaGGCAAAAAGAATAAAATCACAGTTATCAATTATACAGTATATACAAGGAATATATAAAGAAGTAACATCTACAGTTCAAAGAAATAACAATGTAACTTGGTTTTTGTTTTGcggaagaaaaagtaaaatacaTGATATATTAGATTTTGTTGTTGCAGTTGTTAAATGCTCAAACGCACGCAGAAGTGCAAAGCCACCCCGGGAAATAAAAGCAACAAGCAAATGCAAATTGTGCAATTCATCGAAGTGAAGCACATGATTTTTGCAACTTTTACTGTTGTACATATGATATACAGTCATACAGAGATGCTAAAAttgataaaactaataaaaaaaaattaaaaaataagacaAATAAAAGCTGGTATAATCAACAAGATTCGAGATAGAGTTTATgctcaaataaaatttatttcctTTGTTTTGTACATTTCTTCAAAAGATAATACATATTTGTTCCACATTTTTTTGTATATGATATGTTATTGAAATACTTAATTACAAATTCAGGTTTCACCACCAAAATATGGAACCCATACTATTGTTTGATACTTTGATCAGCAGCCAGGCCAGCTTTTATAACAATGCTACGGAGTGAAGCATTctaataaaattcattttcgtTTATTTCTCTTAAAAGTAATTTCATCGTCATCACTTTCCTTACCTCTGTTTTCTTTTGCTTTGGGTCCTTCTAAGAATAGGGAGTAAGGCGCAAGTGCAACTGTTACCTCTAAGAAAAAT
This genomic window contains:
- the LOC108226505 gene encoding mitochondrial import inner membrane translocase subunit TIM8-like, with product MDPSALNSPQMQHFINQEKEKAMLNEMVAKLTNVCWDKCVSGTPGSKFSSSESNCLSNCAQRYMDMSIIIMKRFQSMQ